A window from Vulcanimicrobium alpinum encodes these proteins:
- a CDS encoding PP2C family protein-serine/threonine phosphatase, which produces MLRTLFSFRGVILLFGLIAIALSIALVGELGIVRNLTTINKDVARIRQGQLAVAAALQAQVDEETGIRGYASTRAPEFLDPYTAARSAMREQFAMLQSCLGDDGRHGAEDQALDDMRRVNATWLREIAEPVAAGKPLDRGRSVEGKVLTDRFRADIVPIRDSLDKRYAAAIARRDGTIRTATAAAIGATAVIALEVLFFITIIAQMRHELDRDRGVVEALQNAASARLVTPPHLRVATAYRSATRGARVGGDVYDVYRLDDHRTLILVADVSGKGLTAAVDTTFVRYAMRALASESLAPDEIVRRFDVLYREANLAPESFVSLFVGIHDRRDASLTYTNAGHEACWIRRSAEVVMLAPTGGIVGLGLPFAAARTRLAPGEMLILATDGLTEARSPERQFVGAETLARWLAEADSSDPQRFADTILAHVARFTRGRIIDDLALLAVSPEAE; this is translated from the coding sequence ATGCTCCGAACGCTGTTCTCGTTCCGGGGTGTGATTCTGCTGTTCGGTCTGATCGCGATCGCTCTCTCGATCGCGTTGGTCGGTGAACTCGGGATCGTCCGGAACCTTACGACGATCAACAAAGACGTGGCGCGTATCCGCCAAGGTCAGCTTGCGGTCGCGGCGGCGCTGCAGGCCCAGGTCGACGAGGAGACGGGGATCCGCGGTTACGCGTCGACGCGCGCGCCCGAGTTTCTCGATCCGTACACCGCGGCGCGCAGCGCGATGCGCGAACAATTCGCGATGCTCCAATCGTGTCTGGGCGACGACGGGCGCCACGGTGCGGAGGACCAGGCGCTGGACGACATGCGCCGGGTCAACGCGACCTGGCTGCGCGAGATCGCCGAGCCTGTCGCAGCCGGAAAGCCGCTCGACCGCGGGCGCTCCGTCGAAGGAAAAGTACTCACCGACCGCTTTCGCGCCGACATCGTTCCGATTCGCGACAGCCTCGACAAGCGCTACGCGGCCGCGATCGCGCGCCGCGACGGCACGATCCGCACCGCAACGGCGGCCGCGATCGGCGCGACGGCGGTCATCGCGCTGGAAGTGCTGTTCTTCATCACCATCATCGCGCAGATGCGTCATGAGCTCGACCGCGATCGCGGCGTCGTCGAGGCGTTGCAGAACGCCGCGTCGGCGCGTCTGGTGACGCCGCCGCACCTACGCGTCGCGACGGCGTACCGGTCCGCGACGCGCGGAGCGCGCGTCGGCGGCGACGTCTACGACGTGTACCGGCTCGACGACCACCGTACCCTCATCCTCGTCGCCGACGTCAGCGGCAAAGGGCTTACGGCCGCAGTCGACACGACGTTCGTGCGCTACGCGATGCGCGCGCTCGCGAGCGAGTCGCTCGCGCCCGACGAGATCGTGCGCCGCTTCGACGTGCTGTATCGCGAAGCGAACTTGGCGCCGGAGTCGTTCGTCTCGCTTTTCGTGGGGATCCACGACCGGCGGGACGCGTCGCTGACCTACACCAACGCGGGACACGAAGCGTGCTGGATCCGGCGCTCCGCGGAGGTGGTGATGCTCGCGCCGACCGGGGGAATCGTCGGCTTGGGCCTGCCGTTCGCGGCCGCGCGTACGCGTCTCGCGCCGGGCGAAATGCTGATCCTCGCCACCGACGGCCTGACCGAGGCGCGCTCGCCCGAGCGGCAGTTTGTCGGCGCCGAGACGCTGGCACGCTGGCTCGCGGAGGCGGATTCGTCGGACCCGCAACGCTTCGCCGACACGATCCTGGCGCACGTCGCGCGGTTCACGCGCGGCCGGATCATCGACGACCTGGCGCTGCTCGCGGTCTCGCCCGAAGCGGAATAG
- a CDS encoding patatin-like phospholipase family protein, with translation MRSESERALRRALVLTGGAARGVYAAGVLESLLAAESFDIVCGSSVGALNGLPVALDRPDLLKTLWRSIAGAHVLRTAEPLASLLAVRRHPVRGLLRTLSALGRLKELRSMLGFYDQTPMRELLRPYASVAAIKRTMIVGVTDLTRGGNASFALFRGDDAAERERAYFAAQADAHRLTDANVLDALCASSALPGAFAPVSVTLEDGTPAQFADGGLSNNAPIRQAIDAGADHVTVILLQHSGLQYRDRRVPTLGHLAATVHDIVAEHILELELKFARAVNEQVHHGSAPEGKRFVDLRVIGPTVPLRLASLAFGRQADIDRVFELGAADGLAAVETARRLGASSAPAALTSGDRDGES, from the coding sequence ATGCGATCTGAATCCGAACGTGCGCTGCGGCGCGCGCTCGTCCTGACCGGCGGCGCTGCGCGCGGCGTGTACGCGGCCGGCGTGCTGGAATCACTGCTCGCCGCCGAGTCGTTCGACATCGTCTGCGGTTCGTCGGTCGGCGCGCTCAACGGACTTCCCGTCGCGCTCGACCGCCCCGACCTGCTCAAAACGCTCTGGCGCTCGATCGCCGGCGCCCACGTGCTGCGAACGGCCGAGCCGCTGGCGTCGCTGCTCGCGGTGCGCCGTCATCCGGTGCGCGGTCTGCTGCGCACGCTCTCCGCGCTGGGACGGCTCAAGGAACTGCGCTCGATGCTCGGCTTCTACGACCAGACGCCGATGCGCGAACTCCTTCGGCCGTACGCGTCGGTCGCGGCGATCAAGCGGACCATGATCGTCGGAGTGACCGATCTGACCCGCGGCGGCAATGCATCGTTCGCGCTATTTCGCGGGGACGACGCGGCCGAACGGGAGCGCGCGTACTTCGCCGCGCAAGCCGACGCGCACCGGCTGACCGATGCGAACGTCCTCGACGCGCTCTGCGCCTCGTCCGCTCTGCCCGGCGCCTTCGCGCCGGTGAGCGTGACGCTGGAAGATGGGACGCCGGCGCAGTTCGCCGACGGCGGACTTTCGAACAACGCCCCGATCCGCCAGGCAATCGACGCCGGAGCCGATCACGTCACCGTCATCCTGCTACAGCACAGCGGTCTGCAGTATCGCGACCGCAGGGTCCCGACGCTCGGGCATCTGGCCGCAACGGTCCACGACATCGTCGCCGAACACATCCTCGAACTCGAATTGAAGTTCGCGCGCGCCGTCAACGAACAGGTCCATCACGGGAGCGCCCCGGAGGGAAAACGCTTCGTCGATCTGCGGGTGATCGGCCCGACCGTCCCCCTCCGGCTCGCCTCGCTCGCGTTCGGCAGGCAGGCCGATATCGATCGCGTCTTCGAACTGGGAGCAGCCGACGGGCTCGCGGCGGTCGAAACCGCTCGGCGCCTCGGCGCATCTTCAGCACCAGCGGCACTCACGTCCGGAGATCGAGATGGCGAATCTTGA
- a CDS encoding peptide ABC transporter substrate-binding protein translates to MKRCWVAFLASILVLSGCGQPVDRALAPPPGASTAPASGLHARHPWTKPGVLRFASLNDPDSLSPLVSAYQVSVDLSMFWAGYLFNLSDRNVLVPELAAVEPTLANGGIAKDGRTITYRLRRGVQWQDGAPFTAGDVAFSWHAVMNPNNNVGSRQGYDVIASIDTPDRYTAVVHLKRAFAPFVNTFLTMGAVPIPVYPKHLLARYPDLNRVAYNSKPIGTGPFIVAEWHRGQMLRMTANPHYWRGRPKLSEIQYRAIPDENTLATSLRTHEIDLWYNASSTNYPIASHIEGTHVILTPFAQYSRLGFNTKRPVMSDPAVRRAIAYATDRKTLIDKITFGVNLLGEGDQPSFSWAHARGLRSIPYDPAQARAILDRAGWKLGSDGIRSKNGRRLRVEIASTTGSATAARLAVLAQSAWRDVGIDAEVKTYASALMFSSFGEGGIVQTGKYDVEFSSWVAGADPDDSALYLCSEWPPHGYNTFRYCNREVDAQEAIALGTFDRAARAKAYTRIQHIVTAELPEFTMWFSRRFDIANDDLQGYAPASAVTTFWNTWNYAI, encoded by the coding sequence GTGAAGCGCTGCTGGGTTGCGTTCCTTGCGTCGATCCTTGTGCTCTCGGGCTGCGGACAGCCGGTCGATCGCGCGCTGGCGCCGCCGCCCGGCGCGAGTACGGCGCCGGCGAGCGGCCTCCACGCGCGCCATCCGTGGACGAAGCCGGGCGTCCTGCGCTTCGCGAGCTTGAACGATCCCGATTCGCTCAGTCCGCTGGTCAGCGCGTACCAGGTCAGCGTCGACCTGTCGATGTTCTGGGCGGGCTATCTGTTCAACCTGAGCGATCGCAACGTGCTCGTCCCCGAACTTGCGGCCGTCGAGCCGACCCTCGCCAACGGCGGGATCGCGAAGGACGGACGCACGATCACGTACCGTCTGCGCCGCGGCGTGCAATGGCAGGACGGTGCGCCGTTCACTGCCGGCGACGTCGCGTTTTCCTGGCACGCGGTGATGAACCCGAACAACAACGTCGGCTCGCGCCAGGGCTACGACGTGATTGCGTCGATCGACACGCCCGATCGCTACACTGCCGTCGTCCATCTGAAGCGCGCGTTCGCCCCTTTCGTCAACACGTTCCTCACGATGGGCGCCGTCCCGATCCCCGTCTACCCGAAACATCTCCTCGCGCGATATCCCGATCTCAACCGCGTTGCGTACAACAGCAAGCCGATCGGCACCGGTCCCTTCATCGTCGCGGAGTGGCATCGCGGACAAATGTTGCGCATGACTGCCAATCCTCACTACTGGCGCGGCCGCCCGAAGTTGAGCGAGATTCAGTACCGCGCGATCCCCGATGAGAACACGCTCGCGACCAGCCTGCGCACGCACGAAATCGATCTGTGGTACAATGCGTCGTCGACAAACTATCCGATCGCGTCGCACATCGAAGGGACGCACGTGATCTTGACACCGTTCGCGCAGTACTCGCGGCTCGGGTTCAACACCAAGCGTCCCGTCATGTCGGACCCGGCCGTGCGCCGCGCGATCGCCTACGCCACCGACCGCAAAACGCTCATCGACAAAATCACCTTCGGGGTCAACCTGCTCGGCGAGGGCGATCAGCCGTCATTCTCCTGGGCGCACGCGCGAGGACTGCGCTCGATCCCGTACGATCCGGCTCAGGCCCGCGCCATCCTCGATCGCGCCGGTTGGAAACTCGGCTCCGATGGAATCCGGTCGAAGAACGGCCGGCGTCTGCGCGTCGAGATCGCCTCGACGACCGGCAGCGCCACCGCCGCACGCCTTGCCGTGCTGGCGCAATCGGCATGGCGCGACGTCGGAATCGACGCCGAGGTGAAGACGTACGCTTCGGCGCTGATGTTCTCATCGTTCGGTGAGGGCGGGATCGTGCAGACCGGCAAGTACGACGTCGAATTCTCCTCGTGGGTCGCCGGCGCCGATCCCGACGACTCCGCGCTCTACCTGTGCAGCGAGTGGCCGCCCCACGGCTACAACACCTTTCGCTACTGCAATCGCGAGGTCGACGCGCAGGAAGCGATCGCGCTCGGAACCTTCGACCGCGCGGCACGCGCGAAGGCCTACACACGAATCCAGCACATCGTGACCGCCGAACTTCCGGAGTTCACGATGTGGTTCTCCCGGCGTTTCGACATCGCGAACGACGATCTGCAAGGATACGCGCCAGCCTCGGCCGTCACCACCTTCTGGAACACGTGGAACTATGCGATCTGA